The following proteins are encoded in a genomic region of Opitutus sp.:
- a CDS encoding TraR/DksA C4-type zinc finger protein — protein sequence MAKKAKKPTPTQKKMPAVKPQNTAKPAAKKPPAKPAPRVAPAKSAKSAKPAARATIAKTAKSAKPAAAAKSASRVAPTPAAKSAKNLKPVKPKKSAKTTKVAKPAPSPAPKKSATKPLALKSNAKTAVKTSKPAPVAKSAPKSAPEAKPAAKPAPLPKKPTPPPTPTVQKPLKPLVKSVETKDTGATKPMSTKSQALSDLRTRILQKKGPVRPIAFSLDEIREIAKTATKQEEELKAASTKVTNKTTKLLADDKLLKPSQPNHIKAASLADILGFNPKKKQVPVDESESIPEKYRRYYKLLIELRNHLTGQIDTHSEETLKRSSKDDAGDLSSYGQHMADAGTDTFDRDFALSLVSSEQEALSEVESAIKRIKDGTYGICENTQKPIAKERLVAVPFTRYSAEAQKDIEKNRMRSRSQAGLFGEMGEEGATLSPGSGGDGDDE from the coding sequence ATGGCCAAAAAAGCGAAAAAGCCCACGCCCACGCAAAAAAAGATGCCCGCAGTTAAGCCGCAAAATACGGCAAAACCGGCAGCTAAAAAACCACCGGCCAAGCCCGCCCCCCGCGTTGCCCCTGCCAAGTCCGCCAAGTCGGCCAAACCCGCTGCACGCGCTACGATCGCCAAAACGGCCAAATCGGCTAAACCCGCAGCGGCTGCCAAGTCAGCATCGCGCGTAGCTCCCACCCCCGCAGCTAAGTCAGCCAAAAACCTCAAACCCGTGAAACCCAAAAAGTCCGCGAAAACCACCAAGGTTGCAAAGCCGGCCCCTTCGCCTGCACCAAAAAAATCAGCAACGAAGCCTTTAGCGCTTAAGTCCAACGCCAAAACGGCCGTTAAGACGAGTAAGCCCGCACCCGTTGCCAAATCGGCGCCGAAGTCCGCGCCCGAAGCCAAACCGGCCGCCAAGCCCGCCCCGCTTCCCAAGAAGCCAACCCCGCCCCCCACCCCCACCGTGCAAAAACCCCTTAAACCTCTGGTCAAGAGCGTTGAAACCAAGGACACCGGCGCGACCAAACCCATGTCCACCAAGTCGCAAGCACTGAGCGACCTGCGCACCCGTATCCTGCAAAAGAAGGGTCCGGTTCGTCCGATCGCGTTCTCCCTCGACGAAATCCGAGAGATCGCCAAAACCGCGACCAAGCAGGAAGAAGAACTGAAGGCCGCAAGCACCAAAGTCACCAACAAGACGACCAAACTGCTTGCCGACGATAAATTGCTTAAGCCCTCGCAGCCCAACCACATCAAGGCTGCGTCATTAGCCGACATCTTGGGCTTTAACCCCAAGAAAAAACAGGTTCCCGTGGACGAGAGCGAATCCATTCCGGAAAAGTATCGCCGCTACTACAAACTCCTCATTGAGCTCCGCAACCACTTGACGGGCCAGATTGATACCCACTCCGAAGAGACCCTCAAGCGTTCCTCCAAAGATGATGCCGGCGATCTCTCCAGCTACGGCCAACACATGGCCGATGCGGGCACCGACACCTTCGACCGCGACTTCGCCCTGTCGTTGGTTTCCTCCGAGCAGGAGGCGCTCTCCGAGGTCGAATCCGCCATCAAGCGAATTAAGGACGGCACGTACGGCATCTGCGAAAACACCCAGAAGCCGATCGCCAAGGAGCGTCTGGTTGCGGTGCCGTTTACCCGTTACTCGGCCGAGGCGCAGAAGGACATCGAGAAAAACCGCATGCGCTCGCGCTCCCAAGCCGGCTTGTTTGGCGAGATGGGCGAAGAAGGTGCGACGCTCAGCCCCGGTAGCGGTGGCGACGGCGACGACGAATGA
- a CDS encoding PRC-barrel domain-containing protein, with protein sequence MLRTINALYGHKLMAKDGEIGHVKDVYFDDKNWAVRYIVVNTGSWLTGRLVLLSPHAFGTLDPKDETLHVKLTRKQIENSPSIATHRPVSRQYEENYYLYYGWPAYWEGGGMWGASGFPVTTTPPQSQDRPHHGHNQRDDIHLHSTTAVKGYHLQASDGEIGKVCGFRVNEKTWAIEELIATTGHWYSHQKIVIPTAKIERLSYEESNVVTSLTRAQIQPFAHIEAA encoded by the coding sequence ATGCTGCGCACCATTAACGCCCTATATGGCCATAAGCTCATGGCCAAGGATGGCGAAATCGGCCACGTCAAAGACGTCTATTTTGATGATAAAAACTGGGCAGTGCGCTACATAGTCGTGAACACCGGAAGCTGGCTGACGGGTCGACTCGTGCTGCTCTCTCCCCATGCTTTTGGCACGCTGGATCCCAAAGATGAAACGCTGCACGTAAAACTAACGCGCAAGCAGATCGAAAACAGCCCATCGATTGCCACCCACCGTCCCGTTTCCCGCCAATACGAGGAGAATTACTACTTGTATTACGGCTGGCCGGCCTACTGGGAAGGGGGCGGGATGTGGGGCGCGAGTGGCTTCCCGGTCACAACCACGCCACCTCAAAGCCAAGATCGGCCCCACCATGGCCACAACCAAAGAGACGACATCCATTTGCACAGCACCACTGCGGTTAAAGGCTATCACCTCCAAGCCTCCGACGGGGAAATCGGCAAGGTCTGCGGGTTCCGGGTAAATGAAAAAACCTGGGCGATTGAGGAATTGATCGCCACGACCGGCCACTGGTACTCACACCAAAAAATCGTGATCCCCACAGCCAAGATAGAACGCCTTAGCTACGAGGAATCCAATGTCGTCACCAGCCTCACCCGGGCGCAAATCCAACCGTTCGCTCACATTGAGGCTGCCTAG
- a CDS encoding FAD-binding protein: MPSFGPATRKLKAKLGARVNTDHDVVFAASFDGSKLSFLPEAVIRPKTKADIAATLVLANQHKVPVTTRGAGSSLTGSGSPIHGGWVLDLSGWNKITVDAEAGFAQVQAGAVVGNIHKAVEALGWFYPPDPASKQYSTIGGNISCNAGGMHGGKYGVTRDFVVALKGFLPTGEYVEWGTATKKFSAGFNLRDLWIGAEGMLGVVTEATLKLIPLPAARWTLLTAFADETAAFRAVRALFAQRVQPAICEFLDRYSVQCAEAKTGKTVFAGQAGRPVILLELAGTASEVAEVKEVVLTWAKANTLAFREARDRAEAEELWEVRRKCSGAMFALGDSKLNEDIVVPMRSYEKFAVFLDKLRKSSKLSIPTFGHLADGNLHVNIMYHRENRAEYLRAEKAVGQLMAGVVKLGGAISGEHGIGLAKTPFLRLQHSPAQIKAMRAIKSALDPQGILNPGKMFTLFKVWEHPRLKIALPWDHK; the protein is encoded by the coding sequence ATGCCCTCCTTCGGACCAGCTACTCGTAAACTCAAAGCGAAACTCGGCGCCCGCGTGAACACCGACCACGACGTGGTGTTTGCGGCCTCCTTTGACGGCAGCAAACTCTCATTTTTGCCCGAGGCGGTCATTCGTCCTAAGACCAAGGCCGATATCGCCGCCACCCTCGTGTTGGCCAATCAGCACAAGGTCCCGGTCACCACGCGCGGCGCGGGCAGCTCGCTGACCGGTTCGGGCTCGCCGATCCACGGCGGCTGGGTGCTGGATTTGTCGGGCTGGAACAAGATCACGGTGGATGCCGAGGCCGGGTTCGCCCAGGTGCAGGCCGGCGCGGTGGTGGGCAACATCCACAAGGCCGTCGAAGCGCTCGGCTGGTTTTACCCGCCCGATCCAGCGTCCAAGCAATACTCTACCATCGGCGGCAATATCTCCTGCAACGCCGGCGGCATGCACGGCGGTAAATACGGCGTCACCCGCGACTTCGTGGTCGCGCTCAAGGGCTTTCTTCCCACCGGCGAATACGTCGAATGGGGCACGGCGACCAAGAAGTTTTCCGCCGGGTTTAACCTGCGCGACCTGTGGATTGGCGCCGAGGGCATGCTCGGGGTGGTGACCGAGGCGACGCTCAAGCTCATCCCCTTGCCGGCCGCGCGCTGGACCTTGCTGACCGCTTTCGCCGACGAGACGGCGGCGTTCCGCGCGGTGCGGGCGCTCTTCGCCCAGCGGGTGCAGCCGGCGATTTGCGAGTTTTTAGACCGTTACAGCGTGCAATGCGCCGAGGCCAAGACCGGCAAAACCGTGTTCGCCGGTCAGGCGGGGCGCCCCGTGATTTTGCTGGAATTGGCCGGCACAGCCAGCGAGGTCGCCGAGGTGAAGGAGGTCGTTCTGACGTGGGCGAAGGCGAACACCTTGGCCTTCCGCGAGGCGCGCGACCGGGCCGAGGCCGAGGAGCTGTGGGAGGTGCGCCGCAAGTGCTCGGGGGCGATGTTCGCCCTCGGCGACTCCAAGCTCAACGAGGACATCGTGGTGCCGATGCGCAGTTACGAAAAGTTCGCCGTCTTTTTGGACAAACTCCGCAAGTCCTCGAAGTTGTCCATCCCCACCTTCGGGCATCTGGCCGATGGTAATTTGCACGTGAACATCATGTATCACCGCGAAAACCGCGCCGAATACCTGCGCGCCGAAAAGGCGGTCGGCCAGCTCATGGCGGGCGTGGTCAAGCTGGGCGGGGCGATCTCCGGCGAACACGGTATCGGGTTGGCCAAGACGCCGTTTTTACGGCTCCAGCATTCGCCGGCGCAGATCAAGGCCATGCGGGCGATCAAAAGCGCGCTCGATCCCCAGGGCATCCTCAACCCGGGGAAAATGTTCACGCTGTTCAAGGTATGGGAGCACCCGCGCCTGAAGATCGCCTTACCGTGGGATCACAAGTGA
- a CDS encoding DNA topoisomerase 3, translating into MKSLIIAEKPSVAADLAKALGKIPKKDDHYENDEYVISSAVGHLVELEMPEDIDKKKYGFWRLEMLPIIPETFGLKPIEGSKDRFTHLKKLLARKDIDQVINACDAGREGELIFAYLYQLAKSKLPVKRAWMQTMTTEGIQTAFKKLRDGAQMAGLEAAARCRSESDWLIGINGTRALTKRMFGSRAGNVASVGRVQTPTLAIVFNRELEIRNFKPRPFWRVTAEFKIAKGTYEGVYQRSPFKKAENDEHDRIDRVWQKAMAEAVLAACQGKPLASVRDEKKAANQASPRLYDLTTLQREANGRFGLPARRTLQIAQALYERHKAITYPRTDSRALPEDYIPTCRQTLENLTGELGKHAGTVLGQGWLKPNKRIFNNAQISDHFAIIPTTTTPSNLDEMEAKVYDMIARRFVATFFPSAEFDVTTRISTVAPGHDFKTEGKVLTSPGWLAVYNKTVVDDDSPDSKALPALSPEDKAKADTTSATLHAETTKPPARYTEATLLSAMEGAGKLVDDEAMADALKERGLGTPATRADTIEGLINQKYMERNQRELLPTTKAESLLEFLHAVNADALTKPDMTGEWESKLRQMEQNKYPRDKFMHEIIEVTQGIVDRTKNFEETEANSRITDIISPTDHQPMLETLRGYKSRDGVLTVYKVMSGRKLEESEVRQLVATGEIGPLDGFVSAKTGNRFPSKIKIVDDEKKPGQKKAELDFGAKVDVNALEPFWTDPKTKAELCEGPTSYILREKVDGEWTESFKVGRLMCQKPLTREMAIDLVGPNKKTGLIQGFTSKKGRPFDAFLLRVGPKIAWGFPPRAPRAAGKNADGSPKAPRKAKAPLDLKTAQKLGESKVHDGELYLTPDAFVVVKPQADGSPRTVFELKRILCGKELPVDEIERLVEMGKTGLIEGLLSKRGTTFSAYLTLSKDKKKAEFEFPSR; encoded by the coding sequence ATGAAGTCCCTCATCATCGCCGAGAAGCCCTCCGTGGCCGCAGATCTAGCCAAGGCCCTCGGTAAAATCCCCAAAAAAGACGACCACTACGAGAACGACGAGTACGTGATCTCGTCGGCCGTCGGTCACTTGGTGGAGCTCGAAATGCCCGAGGACATCGACAAAAAAAAGTACGGGTTCTGGCGCCTGGAGATGCTTCCCATCATCCCAGAAACCTTCGGCCTCAAGCCCATCGAGGGTTCCAAGGACCGCTTTACCCACCTTAAAAAGCTCCTCGCCCGCAAGGACATCGACCAGGTCATCAATGCCTGCGATGCCGGGCGCGAGGGTGAGTTGATCTTCGCCTATCTTTACCAGTTGGCCAAATCCAAGCTGCCGGTGAAGCGCGCTTGGATGCAGACCATGACCACCGAGGGCATTCAGACCGCCTTCAAAAAGCTCCGCGACGGCGCGCAAATGGCCGGCCTCGAAGCCGCCGCCCGCTGCCGCTCCGAGAGCGACTGGCTCATCGGCATCAACGGCACCCGCGCCCTCACGAAGCGCATGTTCGGCTCGCGCGCCGGCAACGTCGCCTCGGTCGGCCGCGTGCAAACCCCCACCCTCGCCATCGTTTTTAACCGCGAGCTGGAAATCCGTAATTTCAAGCCCCGTCCGTTCTGGCGCGTCACCGCCGAATTCAAAATCGCCAAGGGCACTTACGAAGGCGTTTACCAGCGCTCGCCGTTTAAGAAGGCCGAGAACGACGAACACGACCGCATCGACCGCGTCTGGCAAAAAGCCATGGCCGAGGCCGTTCTCGCCGCCTGCCAGGGCAAACCGCTCGCCAGCGTACGCGACGAGAAAAAAGCCGCCAATCAGGCCAGCCCGCGCCTCTACGATTTGACCACCTTGCAGCGCGAGGCCAACGGCCGCTTCGGCCTGCCCGCCCGCCGCACCCTCCAGATCGCCCAGGCCCTCTACGAGCGCCACAAGGCCATCACCTATCCACGTACCGATTCGCGCGCCCTGCCCGAAGATTACATCCCCACGTGCCGCCAAACCCTGGAAAACCTCACCGGCGAACTCGGTAAACACGCCGGCACCGTCCTCGGCCAAGGTTGGCTCAAGCCCAACAAGCGCATCTTTAACAACGCGCAGATCTCGGATCACTTTGCCATCATCCCGACCACCACCACCCCGTCGAATCTCGATGAGATGGAGGCCAAGGTTTACGACATGATCGCGCGCCGCTTCGTCGCCACGTTCTTCCCGTCCGCCGAGTTCGACGTCACCACGCGCATCTCCACGGTCGCCCCCGGCCACGATTTCAAAACCGAGGGTAAAGTACTCACTTCGCCCGGCTGGCTCGCGGTCTATAATAAGACTGTGGTCGACGACGATTCGCCCGACTCCAAGGCCCTGCCCGCTCTCTCGCCCGAGGACAAAGCCAAGGCCGACACCACCAGCGCCACGCTCCACGCCGAAACCACGAAGCCGCCCGCCCGCTACACGGAAGCCACGCTGCTTTCCGCCATGGAAGGCGCCGGCAAGTTGGTCGACGACGAAGCCATGGCCGACGCCCTGAAGGAACGCGGCCTCGGTACCCCCGCCACCCGCGCCGACACCATCGAAGGCCTGATCAACCAAAAGTACATGGAGCGTAACCAGCGCGAGCTCCTGCCGACCACCAAGGCCGAATCGCTCCTCGAGTTCCTCCACGCAGTTAATGCCGACGCCCTCACCAAGCCCGACATGACGGGCGAATGGGAGTCGAAGCTGCGCCAGATGGAGCAGAACAAGTACCCCCGCGACAAGTTCATGCACGAGATCATCGAAGTCACCCAGGGCATCGTCGATCGCACCAAGAACTTTGAAGAAACCGAGGCCAACTCGCGCATCACCGACATCATTTCGCCCACCGACCACCAGCCCATGCTGGAAACCTTACGCGGCTACAAATCCCGCGACGGCGTACTCACGGTTTATAAGGTCATGAGCGGCCGTAAACTCGAGGAGTCCGAGGTCCGCCAGTTGGTCGCCACCGGTGAGATCGGCCCGCTCGACGGCTTCGTTTCTGCCAAAACCGGCAATCGATTCCCATCTAAAATCAAGATCGTCGACGACGAGAAAAAGCCCGGCCAGAAAAAGGCTGAGCTGGATTTCGGCGCCAAAGTGGACGTCAACGCCCTCGAACCGTTCTGGACCGATCCCAAGACCAAAGCCGAGCTGTGCGAAGGACCGACCAGCTACATCCTGCGTGAAAAAGTCGATGGCGAATGGACCGAGTCGTTCAAAGTCGGCCGTCTAATGTGCCAAAAGCCGCTCACCCGCGAAATGGCCATCGACTTGGTCGGCCCGAACAAAAAGACCGGCCTGATCCAAGGTTTCACGTCGAAGAAAGGCCGTCCCTTTGACGCCTTCCTCCTGCGAGTCGGCCCGAAGATTGCATGGGGGTTCCCTCCCCGCGCCCCGCGTGCGGCCGGCAAGAACGCCGACGGCAGCCCCAAGGCCCCGCGCAAGGCCAAGGCCCCGCTCGATCTCAAAACCGCGCAAAAGCTCGGCGAGAGCAAAGTCCACGACGGCGAGCTCTACCTCACGCCCGACGCCTTCGTAGTGGTCAAGCCGCAGGCAGACGGCAGCCCGCGCACGGTGTTCGAGTTGAAGCGCATCCTCTGCGGCAAGGAGCTCCCGGTTGACGAGATCGAGCGCTTGGTGGAGATGGGTAAAACCGGCCTAATCGAAGGGTTATTGTCCAAACGTGGTACGACCTTCAGCGCGTACCTGACGTTATCGAAAGACAAAAAGAAGGCCGAGTTCGAGTTCCCCTCGCGCTAA
- a CDS encoding DnaJ domain-containing protein, whose product MAVKFQDYYETLGVARSASADEIKQAFRKLARRHHPDVAKDKTAGEARFKEINEAYEVLGDAEKRRRYDELGEHWQEGIPGEPSPHRRGHHRPPPGASDFEFSGTGFSDFFESFFGGGHGGFGGAPPPSRPRHTGEPDFAQPERDVEADLLVSLEEALHGSQRRVTLKRPDHTGTGSRTDSYNVRIPPGVHEGQRIRLAGQGEPGVRGAEAGDLYLRVRLERHPDFNVQDSDLYCELPLAPWEAVLGTQVTLPTLDGSTTLRIPPGTAADSLLRLRGLGLPKANQQRGDLYATARIKTPVTTSPQERVQWEQLAKTSPFKPRSEP is encoded by the coding sequence ATGGCCGTTAAATTCCAAGACTACTACGAAACACTGGGTGTGGCTAGGAGTGCCTCGGCGGACGAGATCAAGCAGGCGTTCCGCAAACTTGCGCGCCGCCATCACCCCGATGTAGCCAAAGATAAGACTGCCGGCGAAGCCCGGTTCAAAGAGATCAACGAGGCCTATGAAGTGCTGGGCGATGCGGAGAAACGCAGGCGCTACGACGAGCTCGGCGAGCATTGGCAAGAGGGCATTCCCGGCGAACCCTCACCCCACCGCCGAGGGCACCATCGCCCGCCACCCGGAGCGTCTGATTTCGAGTTCAGCGGGACCGGCTTCAGCGATTTTTTCGAGTCGTTTTTCGGCGGCGGCCACGGCGGCTTCGGCGGTGCCCCCCCGCCCTCCCGGCCTCGGCACACCGGCGAACCGGATTTTGCCCAGCCCGAGCGTGATGTTGAAGCCGACCTGCTGGTTTCCCTCGAAGAGGCCCTGCACGGATCTCAGCGGCGCGTGACCTTAAAACGCCCCGATCACACGGGAACGGGGTCGCGCACTGACAGCTACAACGTGCGGATTCCGCCCGGCGTGCACGAGGGGCAACGCATCCGCCTGGCCGGGCAAGGCGAGCCTGGGGTGCGGGGCGCCGAAGCGGGAGACCTCTACCTGCGCGTCCGCCTTGAGCGCCACCCCGATTTCAACGTCCAGGACAGCGACCTGTATTGCGAGCTCCCCCTCGCGCCGTGGGAGGCGGTGCTGGGCACCCAGGTCACGCTGCCCACCTTGGATGGCTCGACCACCCTGCGCATCCCCCCAGGCACTGCCGCCGACAGTTTGCTGCGCTTGCGCGGACTCGGTCTACCCAAAGCCAATCAACAACGCGGCGACTTGTATGCCACCGCGCGAATTAAGACCCCCGTAACCACCTCCCCGCAGGAACGCGTACAATGGGAGCAACTAGCCAAAACCTCACCCTTCAAACCTAGGAGCGAACCATGA
- the lspA gene encoding signal peptidase II, translating into MSQPKATPFAPSHTQETSVPTPSVVSRWQRIQAYQLFWWLSLGVFVLDQITKVWIALAIPFDGANYHVHPVTVIDGFFYIIHVGNTGAAWSLFTGQTTLLALAALLTLTGIYFWRHALELKQRPVQLAFGLLCGGIIGNLVDRMIHGHVIDFLDFHFGEYIYPTFNVADAGICIGVTIYLFHSLRQGPPQSVQS; encoded by the coding sequence ATGAGCCAGCCCAAGGCTACTCCTTTCGCGCCAAGCCACACTCAGGAAACCTCGGTGCCTACCCCATCCGTGGTTTCCCGCTGGCAACGAATTCAAGCCTACCAACTGTTCTGGTGGCTGAGTCTTGGCGTGTTCGTGCTCGACCAAATCACCAAGGTCTGGATCGCCCTAGCGATCCCCTTCGACGGGGCCAACTACCATGTTCACCCCGTCACCGTGATCGACGGTTTTTTCTACATCATTCACGTGGGGAATACGGGAGCGGCCTGGAGCCTGTTCACAGGCCAAACAACCCTACTAGCCCTGGCCGCGCTGCTCACTCTGACTGGGATTTATTTTTGGCGGCACGCCCTTGAACTCAAACAGCGCCCCGTCCAACTCGCCTTCGGCCTGCTCTGTGGCGGCATCATTGGCAACTTGGTGGATCGCATGATCCACGGGCACGTAATCGACTTCCTCGATTTCCACTTCGGTGAGTACATTTACCCCACCTTCAACGTCGCCGACGCAGGGATTTGTATCGGGGTGACGATCTACCTCTTTCACTCGCTGCGCCAAGGTCCGCCGCAAAGCGTGCAGTCGTAA
- a CDS encoding DUF350 domain-containing protein produces the protein MSIALLASVIPVGSELLTTAASVAGWAIFGVFLSVIALKIFDLITPGKLEVLVFKDGNTAAAIVYGAALITCGIIIASAMH, from the coding sequence ATGTCTATTGCGCTCCTAGCTAGTGTCATCCCTGTTGGCAGTGAACTCCTCACCACGGCGGCGTCCGTCGCCGGCTGGGCCATTTTTGGCGTCTTCCTGAGTGTGATTGCGCTCAAGATTTTCGATCTGATCACCCCGGGAAAACTGGAGGTGTTGGTGTTCAAAGACGGCAATACCGCCGCCGCGATTGTTTACGGCGCCGCTTTGATCACCTGCGGCATCATCATAGCCAGCGCGATGCACTAA
- a CDS encoding SCO family protein, which produces MNSRLLRPLLLIFISLGLVVTGCKPRVSSDQKAPSDAAASKEKRYPLTGEIIKADPARLTLLVKHDAIAGYMAAMTMEFAVTSGDVANAREGQRIRAELVEREDGEFALEKIWPVDAAAEARIGAATGSLRQDTAIRGRNAYREVGENLPDFALYDQTGQVVSPARFRGKQVMLNFIFTRCQVATMCPLATANMVTTQRKAREAGVTDIEFVSITLDPEYDTPGVLRTYAAQRGIDTTNFSFLTGPERAIKDLLTQFGVLAAFEGSILKHTVATLLIDPKGKIIWRADGSQWSPDEFVSKMGKR; this is translated from the coding sequence ATGAACTCCCGACTCCTTCGCCCCCTGCTGCTGATCTTCATTTCACTGGGTTTGGTGGTGACCGGCTGCAAGCCGCGTGTTTCCTCCGACCAAAAGGCCCCGAGCGACGCAGCCGCCAGCAAGGAAAAGCGCTACCCGCTCACCGGCGAGATCATCAAGGCCGACCCCGCCCGGCTCACCCTATTGGTTAAACATGATGCCATCGCCGGCTACATGGCGGCCATGACCATGGAGTTTGCCGTGACCAGCGGCGATGTGGCCAACGCCCGCGAGGGCCAGCGCATCCGCGCCGAGTTGGTCGAGCGCGAGGACGGTGAGTTTGCGCTGGAAAAGATCTGGCCGGTCGATGCCGCCGCCGAGGCTCGCATCGGTGCGGCAACTGGTAGTTTGCGCCAAGACACCGCGATCCGCGGCCGCAACGCCTACCGCGAAGTCGGTGAAAACCTGCCTGATTTCGCCCTCTACGATCAGACCGGCCAAGTCGTATCGCCTGCCCGGTTTCGGGGCAAGCAGGTGATGTTGAACTTCATTTTCACCCGCTGCCAGGTGGCGACGATGTGCCCGCTTGCCACTGCCAACATGGTGACGACCCAGCGCAAGGCCCGCGAGGCGGGCGTGACCGACATCGAGTTTGTCTCCATCACGCTCGACCCCGAGTACGACACCCCCGGAGTGCTTCGAACCTACGCGGCGCAGCGCGGTATCGACACGACCAACTTCTCCTTTTTGACCGGCCCAGAACGAGCGATCAAAGACCTGCTGACCCAGTTTGGCGTGCTCGCGGCCTTTGAAGGCAGCATCCTCAAACACACCGTCGCCACCCTGTTGATTGATCCAAAAGGAAAAATCATTTGGCGTGCCGACGGCAGCCAGTGGTCACCCGACGAGTTCGTGTCGAAAATGGGCAAACGATGA